The region CCAGAGGAGGAGGGGCAGCTGCCAAGGCCAAGAACCAGAGCAAACCAGAGCAGAGGTTGGGAGAAAGAGCCTTCcccacaggctcccagggtcaAGGGTGAATCCAGGCCTCCTGGCATGGGAAGCCAAAAGTCCCTCTTTAAGTCAGCTGCCCTGGTCTTGAGTCCCTCTGTCCCTGACCTCTTCCAGCCACAATTTGAACcctgaccccagaccccagggggTCCTCTCAGCTCCATCTCTCTTCCAGCTCCATCCTCAACCACCCCTGCATCCACCCATCCTCTGGCAGCAGCCAGTAGGCCGGACCATGGCTGTGGACAAGGAGGAGGCCAGGTCATGAAGAGCCCAAGAGGATCTGGGCAGAAAATCCCCATGAATGTGGTAGGTGGGGTGCAGGAAGAGGGTGAGACGTGGTGAACACCAGGGAAGGACAGACGCAAGCAAGGGCATCCAAGTGCTTCCCTCCTAGGGGCGGCGGCTTCACCAGAAATGAATCCCTGGCTGCATGTTCACGGGAAATAGGGTCTCCAGGGGTGAGTCTGGGGCCTTTACCCCAGCCTCATCTAGATCTCAGTCTCAACCTGTGACGAACAAAATATGGATGCAAGCTGGGAGGCATGCATCTCAGAAAGACCGAAAGCTGAGAGAATCCAGGTTCAGAATCATTTCAACAATTGATGCACAAATACAGGACAAGGATAAGTTGGCTTGGCCCTAGGAGTGTGCCAGAAAAAGCCCCCACAACAACCCAGAGTTTTTCAGCTGTCCTTCCCCTATTTATAGAAGCTATCATGGAGACACAGCTGGAAAATGAGACACCCCCCAACCCGCCCATAAAATGCAGAGTTTTTGGTCTGCCCACACTTTGGGGAGACCACCTGGGGAGTAGCCAGCCCAGTTCTGAGGACCATATCTTTGAAACCAGAAAGATGGGCAGGAAATACTTAGAGTATTGTCCTGGGCCCAGCTACAAGGCCCTTGCACCCCTATGACACAGTTTTCAACAATGTGGGTCTGGTCAAGGGACTAGTCCAGCGCTAGCCAGCCCCAGAGGGCAGACCCATTCTCAGGGGACACTGAGATGAGGCTACGTGTCCTCATACACGCTGACCCCTATGCTCCTCCTCAACCATAGGAACCCGTGCTGGGGAGGGAACAGTTACAAGAGGTCAGATTCTGTCTCAGGCAAGAAGAGCTTTCTAACAACAGAGCCGGCCATTTGGGAGACACGGCCATGAGGAGAGGCCTCTCTGGCACTTGTAGGGCCTGGGGCGCGGGTGGacagagaccctggagaagggccagaCAACCTTCTCTTGCTTCCTAGGGGTTGATGGAAAGGGGGTCTGCGGATCACACGGAGGGAAGAGGCCCAAGGCAGGGAGGTTAGCCCACCTTTCGATGGGGCGGGCCAGGGAGCCAAGCCCCTCACCTCTCACTGGTGGGGTCTGAGCAGTTCAGCGGGTACTTGAGGTGGATGATGGTGCCGTCTCGGTCCTGTAGCACTCCCTGCTGCTGCGTGTAGTACTCCACCAGCTCCGTCAGCGTCGCGAACTTCTCCCCTCCATACAGGTCGTAGAAGTCCCCAGAGTTCTGGATCCGAATATGAGTCACCTGGTCCCCGACCCTGCAGGGTACCCGGTGGCGGTGGTAAGGCCAGGGGGTGGGAGAGTGGAGGtcgggtgggggtagggggtgggtgggggtagggggtgggtgggggtcccGGGTAGGGTTGGGGTGGATACACCCAGGGCCCTAGGGAAGCGAAATGAGCAGCCCAGGTCTAGCACCCCACCCCCGGCTGGAGCCGCAGGCCACCTACCTGACGGAGAGGGAGAAGTCGCCCTGGTTCTTGCGGCTGGGCCGCGCCAGGAAGCTTCCATGAACCCCTCGGCCCTTGAGCAGAGTCTCCGCATCCAGCCCACTGAGGTCTCGGTGAAACCACCTGGGGGCCAAGAAGGTGATGAGGAGAGGCCCCAGGGCCATGGGGCGCCCTGCCTCCTGCCTACCACGGGTGCCCGGCCCTTACCTCACCATCCTGGGAGTgcccggggtggggaggggggtgaagGCGTGCAGGCAACGGGGTGGTGCCGCTGAGTCTGGGCAGGCGGGGGACGCTGGGGCTAAGCTCTGGAGGCTCTCAGCGCCCAGGCCACCTCGCCACCCAGCACGGTCCTGTCCTGCTTCTGGGGCTGCCACTCCACTGGCCTGGGGCAGCCGGCAGGGCGGGGACAGGAAGGGGCGCGGCCGACCCCTTGGGGGAACTCACTCACTTCTCGTTTTAGGGCAGAGCGGGGAGAAGCACggggtggcggtgggggtggggacaggaccCACTTCCCACACGCCTGCCATCGAAGGCCTGGGGAGGGTGGCCCTCCACACACGACCACCCGAATGAGGACACACATGAGCCTCCAGCGCCCCGGGCCAGCTCATGCTTGGTCCATGGGAACCCACACAGTCACGCGCCATCTCTTCCTGCTCCATGCAGCCTTCCCTGGTCCAAACCAATAATAATGGTGAGGGTGGCAACTATCATTAGCGGAGTCTGCCTAGAcaacaggcactgtgctgggcggTATTTACCTGCCTTATCTGATATGTCCTCACAGTAGCCCTGTGAGGCAGGTACCTTCATTATTcctattttccagacaaggaactTGAGGCTCTGGGCGTGAAGGGAGCTCCCCCCTGGGGCCACATGGTCAGTAAATGGCAAACCAGAGTACAAACCAGACGGCCTGGCTCCAAAACTAATGATTTTAGCTACTATATGCCAGGGCTCAGGGCTTCAGAGAACAGAGGTTGGAATTgcagtccaatataaaataaaaagttgagggacttccctggtggttcagtggttaagaatctgccttgcaatgcaggcaggCAtcacaggttcaatcactgggcagggacctaagatcccacatgctgtggagcaactgagcccatgccaAAACTAAATCTGTGTACCACAATGGAAGATCCTGTGTACTGCAACTAAAActggacacagccaaataaataagtaaattttaaaaaagaaaagttaaaaaggtTGGGGACGGGGGCTCTTCCctaggggtccagtggctaagactctgctcccaatgcagggggcccaggtttgatctctggtcagggaactacaccccacatgctgcaactaagactcggtgcagccaaataaataaataattaaaaaaaaaaaaacaacgaacAGAGGTTGAGAGTCTCTTCCACTCAGGCCAAAGTGGGAGGGGGCAGTTTCCTAACTGTTTAGGCTGGGCAGATGCCTCTTAGAGGGAGAGAAACCCTCCCTCGACACACACATCTGAATAGGTGCCCTGGGACAGAGGGATGGACAAAATGATCCTGGAGCAGCCCTGTCCAACTGGCACCTTCTCTGCTTCTTATCCTTGGCCTTTGGGCCATCCACCGTGCCCCAACCCTACAGTCGGGTGAGAAGCGGAATAGGAAGCAGGTAGGGCCAGAGCCGCCAACCCTATGGATGGATCCACTGGAGTCTGAACTGTAGGTTCTTGCTGAGGGGGTCTGGTCTGAATCCGACAGAGCTCAGGACTCTGACCCTGGggcctgtctcctgggctgcagcggAGCACCCAGACCCTGCCATGGCCTATTCTCAGGACCCGTTCACCTGGGGAGGCCCTAAGCAATAAAAGCTTGTGATGCTCCATCTAATTCCGAACACAAACATACCGCCAATCCAAAGCAAGAAGAAGGAAGCCCAATCAATGCAAGATACACAAGAGGGGTCTTCCCTGggagcccagtggttaggactcttccACTGCAGAgtgcaagggttcgatccctggtcagggaactaagattccacaagccctgGGGCACAGtcgaaattaaaaaaagaaaaaagatacacaaGAAACCCTATGAGTGGCTTCCCTAGGGAAGGGACCAGAGCGGGTAGCTGGAGGAAAGAGGTGGGAGGgacctttccttctccctccttccacctttattttttttaacatttttgtatttattacttatttaattggctgcaccaagtcttagttgtgacatgcaggatctttgagcTTCattgcagcctgcaggatctttagctgctgcatgtgggatctacttccctgagcAGGCATCTCTCTTGGgggcctggagtcttaaccactggaccaccagggaagtcccttcagtcTACCTTTTTGAAGATTGTAGCATGGGCATGTAGTCACTTCATTAAAATAAGTAAACTGACTGGGAGATGGCAATTTCTGGGATAGCAGATCTGAGAGGTGTGTACACAGATGAAGTAAATGTGACGTTCAGTATTCAAGCACATTATGTATGCTATGcctcaaaaaagaaggaaaaataaataacaaactaTTCAAGCCCAATAAAAGTCTATTTTCTTATGTTGGCTACTTTATCATTTTTTGGATATCAATTctccgccctccccacccccaaaaaggATTTCTGGAGACCCTGTTTGGTCTGTTTATCTCATGGTCTAACACTGACTACCTCTATCTTAGACAGTAGCCCTGAAAGACTATGAACTCTCTCacagcagggggcaggaagagactgGACGCTATCACCTCCACTACAGGGGGCCCTCACCTCCAGCACAGGAGGTCCACTGCTGGTCTGGCTCACCTCCAAGTAGTTAAAACTTAGCACCATGTCTCACACAGAGCACGTGTCAAACCACATTCATCCAGACCCATGTATGTACATGGTCACAAGCCCAGGTCCAGTCCTACCCATGCACACCCTGCTTGTCACATACCgatgagtatacacacacacacgtgcatgcacacacacaagcatccaCTTACACACACAGTCCCACTAAAGGCAACCTCATCACCCACGTCCATCTACACACGTACATAGTTAGGTGCAAGCACCCACACGTGGACACAGCATCCCAACCACCCACAAAGTTGCAGGTCCCTACGTAGCACCCAACACCCCCTGTACTGTGGCCACAAACCACTCTCCCTCgggagttttaaaaaagaaactaactAGGCACCCAGAAACTCCTGACCATGAAAGACGGAATTTCTTTGAAGGGTGTCAAGTCAGAAGGCAGACAGGCACTAGGAGGGTATGTACAGTCTCTATTGTCCCTCGgcaggaaaataaataagaagaacTGCCCTTCCCTTGGCATAAGTGCTCTGGAGTTCACAGAGcatgtgcgcgtgcacacacacccacactcccATTCGGGCCTCAGGCATCCCTCAGGGCTCAGTGGATGTGGCCCACAGTCTTAGTTGCACCTCTGCAaatggggtcttcccggaccagggatcaaacctgtgtcccctgctttggctggtggattcttaactgctggaacACCGGATCTAGGAattattttccccattcttttttttaagggaggTAAACAGCTTCAAGGAAGCTGAGAGTTAAAAAAGTAAGGGCCTACTAATTCAGAAGAGAAAATTACTCACTTGGGAAGCAAGGAGACAAAGGCAGAGATGAAGGTCAACGGGGATGCAGAAAGACAGGCAGTCTGGAAGAGCAAACAAAGTAATCTCTAGAAAGCTCTTGAAGTTCCCTGGGCCTCAGTACCCCTACCTGATAAATGGGCTTAACAATATTTCCCAAATGTTAATATAAAAAGCTGGTATGTTGTAGGTTTTTAGTATGAACAGCTTTTATGTGATGTTATTAATGTACATGCCAATCCTATTTAGTAGGTCCTGTTAGcccaattttcatttatttatttttggctggctgggtcttccctgctgcttgtggtctttctctagttgaggtgcatgggcttctcagtgctgtggcttctctttttgcagagcacaggttctggggctcaaaggctcagtagttgtggcccaagggcttagttgcccttcaACATGTgcaatctccccagaccagggatcaaacccatgtccccggccttggcaggtggattcttaaccactggacaaccagggaagtcatgTTAGCCCAACTTTAGAAAcaaaaactaaggctcagagaagtaacttgaccaaggtcacaagCTAGGAAGGGGGAAGGCAAGAAACCAAGGCCGTCTGACGTCTGACGAGCCCACTGTCCTTCCCACTGTACCAGCCACcgtgggaggaggaggcagggtgtGGGCACAGCGCACGATGAGGCCGGGGTCAGGGCGCTTCTCCCTCAGGGGCCCCTGGGGGGCTGGCACGGGACCCACGAGCGTAGCACCGGCTATGAGCCGGGCCCCACGGCTGAGCTGAGCTGCTCTGAGAGGCTGAGACCTTTGGCAGAGGGTCTCATGGGGCCAGGCTAAGGAACCAAGGAAGGATTCTTTCTCAGGAAAAGACTTGCCAACCATCTGGCAGGAAAATGACAGACAGGAGCGTGGAAGGGATCGGGGACCAGAAACCCCAGTGAGAACATTGACAGCagggatctccctggtggtccagtttttaagactccttgctcccagtgcagggggctcgggttcaacctctcatcagggaactagatcccatatgccacaactaataaataaatgtatttatatacaaataaatatatcaataaacaaattatttataaataaataaatctgccaATAAATCATTTGTTTACACATAAATCTATTAAgtaatttaattataaataaatctatcaataatttatttataaataaatctatcgataaataatttatttctaaatacattaataataaaaaataaaattttaaaataaattattttttttaaaaagaacgtTGACACTGGGGCTGAAGGAGACAAGGGATGCACTGAAGAAGGCAGGCACACCCCAAGAGCAGATGTGAATATAAAAAGCAAGAACTTACTGAACTTGGGGCGACCAACCTAGCAACTCATAAGACACCCAGCAGGTCCTCACTGTAGCATCCAAACTCCAGGAAGGCCCCACATGACCCAGgcctcctctgtcctcactgGCCAACTCTGCCCCCAGGCACCATCATTCAGTTTATTCCCAcagcagggcctttgcactggccatTCCCTCTGCCAGCAGCACTGGAGCCTGATTCTTCCTCCTCATCCAGGTCTCAGCTCCTGCGTCTCCGACTCAGGAGAGCCCTCCCTGGTCCCTCCAGCCAGTGATGCCACCGGCACCGCAGTCACTTATTAGCATGTGAAGCTGGTTTATTTTCTGGGTAACACTTCTGAGACCCTGCAGTTATCCTATTTAATGGGTTCCTTGGGCAGTCTGTCCCCTTCCACGCACGtgaagctccatgaaggcaggaactGTGTCTCTCTTGTTTGCTACAGTATTGGCAGCACCTTAAAAAGCACCTGgcagaacttccctggcagtccagtggttaggacctcaCCTTCCAATACCCGGGGCGTAGGTTCGTCCCTGactggagagctaagatccctccCACATGACTTGgggccaaaaaagcaaaacaaaaacagaagcaatattgtaacaaattcaataaagactttaaaaatggtccacattaaaaaaaaatttttaaaaatttaaaaactaaaaagcacCAGCATACAATAGACACTTAACAGTATCTGAATGAACTGATGCACAGGAGTGAAGGGAAACTGAGCGAGATCAGAAAGAAGGATTTGGGACATTTAGTGGGAAATAGGGGAACTTTCTCAGGTCTGCCTTTCAGATGTGTAATGTTTCAGGTGACATTCAGCTCCCTAGGGGGTGTGTCCTTAGCAGAAGACAGAAGCAGGGGaccagagggcagagagagaaattTGGTGAGAATAAATATGCATCTGTCAGGGAGAAAGTACTAGAGAAGGGGGGGTGGGGCAGAAGGTCATGAACGAGGCTGGAGTTCTGGCATCTTGTGGGGAGGTGACCCAGGGTGGGGGCGGAGGGGGTCGCACTCATGGTCATGCACCTGTCAGGAGTGAGCAGGatccccgcccctccctcccgAATGAACAGGAGCCCCATTACCCAGATGGAGCAGGGGACTTACCCATGGGACAGCATTTCCCCAGAGGGGTGGGGAGTCCCAGGCAGAAGGCACAGGGGGTGGGGTCGAGCCCCGTGGCGCAGCTGTGCAGGGGCCCAAGCCAGGTGAGGAAGAATGCTCAGAAACCAGCCACTTTCCTCCCGATGCTGCCTGCCAGGCCAGAGGCACCGCAGGGACAAGCCCCTGGACTAAATAACCCCGGAAAAGGGAGAAGAGGGGCGGAGCTGGCCTCAGCAGCTGGCTTCTCcctccagccccgctcagcagtCCAGCGCCAGCCCAGCACCGCCTGcctgtccccctcctccctccctggggaAGGAGGAGCCACCTGCAACTCCACCTGGCCCACCAGCCAACCGAGCCGCAGGAAACTGGGTGCTGCCAGCAAAACCCAGGAAGTCACCCTGGCCAAGGGAGCACCAGCCAATGAGGAAGTCTCCAGGGGCACAGAAGCCCAGGGGCCTCAGGAAAAGTCCAGAAAGCCCCACTGCTCATAGAAGGTGAAGCCGGTGCAGGCCCCCCACCCAGCAGGGTTGAGGGGCCGGCCCATCCTCCCACTCTGCCCTGGAGCCAGTCCAGCCCGGCAGGAACACAGGAAAGATCTGGACAGGGAAATGGGACAGCCTGAAAGGCAAGAGGGAGTCAGGCGGGACGTGGAGGTTGTCAGGGTCACAAAAAACAGACATCAACACTAAGTCACAGGCACATTTATTATCCTGCGGTACAATTAGGTCTTCCCTTCCCCAGCAGTGTCACGGGAGGGCCAGCCCTCAGGAGGCGGCCACGCTGCCACCCGAAGCAGGTCCGTGGGGCGGCAAGGTCATGGGCGGCAGGAACAGAGCCTTCAGCTTCCCGGACAGGCTGGCAATCTCAGGATCCTGGGCTTCATAAGACTTGACAAGGCGGGCAAACTTCAGAACACCTGCAAAAAGGAACGAAGCATCAGTCCACACCCACAGAGAACGATGTGCCCAAGACGGCAGGAGGGAGCAGCTTGAGCTGGAGAGGATGGCTGCTTCCCCTCTGGCCAGGTAGCTGTCTCCAAAACAAGACCCAGGCAATGCCCTGCGTGGTTCGGATAAACTATTTCCTGGTCTACACCAGGCACGACCCGATGGGATGCAGTGAATGACAACATCCCAAAGCAGTATGCTTCCCAGGATCAGATTAACCATTTTAGCAGTTTAGTCACAAGAGCCCAAAGGATGCGTACGCACCAGAACGAGGTCGCCAATCTATAACCAGGACACAGGAGGATCATGGGCCAGCTGGGCGGAATCAATAAACACTCTTGGAGAACTCTGTGATCTCACCCAAGAAACTGAACTGCCAGACCTCAAATTAGCTGAAACACGTTGCGGGGTGGGGGCTGCAGAAGTGTGTGGTCATATAGGCATCTCACTAAAAGCCACCAAAATGGGACTCATAGAAAGTTCTGCTGTGACCTCCAGCACTGGTTTACTAGCAGAGCCTGATTCTTCATCTTAAAACGGAATAACAGTATAATTAATGGTAACTACAACATGCACTTAAGAACCTCTCTTGGCTCAAGCTCACAGCAGACCCTGGGCTCTGAGCGCCAACACTGTTAAGACTGTGGCTGCCGCCGTGTGGTGAGAAAGGGGACGACGGCTCAGGGACCCAACAGACCCAGCGTCCTCTCCACGATCCAGTGCACCGCCGACCCCCGTCCGACCCACCTTCCCCGTCGCAGCTGAAGCCGTAGGCTTTAATAACCTCCTGCTGAATCTGCGTGGCCACGGGCAGCACGAATTGCAGCATTTTCCCCATGTCGTTGCACGCGTTGTCCCGAGCTTCGTCCATGCGAACGGCATTCTCCGGCGCCGAGAACGCCTGGATCACCTCGGCCAGGACCACTGTGCGCAAATGCAGCCCAGGGAGGAGTCGCCGCCGCGAGTGGGCATCCGAGTCAAGCCGACCCGTGCGGCCGAGAGCGCAAGGAAAAGGGCAGCTTATTAGTGAACCTAAGCCGTAATAACCGATGAGCTCGGCCCCCGAATTCCTCGCTGAGAGCAAGGAGGCCCCTCTGAAGAGAGGAAGGTCCCGCGCGCCCCCACTTCCCAGCGAATGCAGTCACACCTCTCGCCCAGTGCCCTTCTCGAGAAAGGAGCCCACCCGGCAAATGGGAGGCTTCTCACCCTTGGCCTGCTCGGCGCTCAGGGCCGCGGATTGAGCCGAGGAGGACGCCATGGGACAAAAGATGCACGTGAGGTAGCGACGAGCTGGCAAGAAACGAACCGCTTTCTAACGCGGTCCTCCCGGCGCAGGGGGGAAGCGAACGGGAAGCTACATCAGACAGAGCCGGAAACTTCCAGACAAGAGTCCCAACCTCCCGGATCTTCTCCGCCAACAACTGGCCAGTCACacgtaaacaaacaaacaaaaaaaacacccaaaatcACCCGAATCAGGAGAAACACAACAACTTTCACACCCAAATATTAGTCTATTGTTGATAACCGCTTATGTGGGAGGGGCTTTCCGGTACGAACCGGAAAACCTGCTAGACAAATTCTAAAAGAGCTGTAACACTGCGTGCGTAGCGGCCGGAGAGAGCGCGGCATAGCCATCAACCCCGCTGTCGGTGAGGGTGAGCCCCGACGGCCGGTTCCTAGCTCCTACTGCTGTACAGATAACGAGACACACTGCGATTTTCGGAGGGGAAGACCATCTTCTAAGGAACTCTCTCAAATCCTTCGTGTCTAGAGTTTGTGAACGTTGGGTGGGGGCCTATGCAAATGAGCCGATGCCGATTGGCTGAGTAGGAAGCCAGTCACGCCCCTTTTAGTTTTTAAGAACGCAGACAGGGCTTCGCCGCAGAAGAGCTCGGCGGCTCCCGCGCTTTCCTAAAATGGCCTTTCGTTGAGGTGTGAGTTGACGCCCTgtaatttctcttcctttctgggCGTTTGAAATTGTtcccccactccctctccccGCGACCTTAGGGTGGTTAAGACACCTGGGTTCTAAACTTATTGCAGCCACGCCCCCTGCAACTCCGCTGTATCACCATTTCTAGCTACTCAACCGAAAGGATTCGGGTCTCCGAAGGCTTCTTGCTGTGGGACCAGGGGCAGAAACGCCTCCCGAGTTTGCGTAGTTCCCTAGAGCTGTCCTGGGCCGCCAGCATCCTGACTGCCCAGCCTTGGCAGAAAGGGTCGGGATTTGACCCGGCACCCCCTTATGGTGGAGCCAGGACTCCTGGAAGCCGGCTCTTTGTGAGTCCCCTCTCCAACTCGCCAGGGTCCCTACCCACTTCCGGGCTGGCTCTGGGAGGTCGCACGGCTTTCTCTCGAGGTGTCACTGCGCGGAGACCCACACCCCCGCCCACGCCCCACAGCCCACAAAGAAACAGCCACAGACATCTTCCTGGGGAGTCGTGAGgatgtttttgtttggttggtttcgTTTGGGATGTTCTTTAAAGAGCGtcatatagatatttatatatataaattattaatgtgggggaggggagaggggcgtACATCGCAGTGGGGCGCGCACACGGGGGGGGGGgcagctggggaggggcaggggcggCACACGATGCTACGCAAAACAGCCACAGCTAACAGATGAAATAATCAcaccaggggtggggggcgggcagcGGCCACATGGGGGCGGGGGTTGGACGTGGGAGAGGAAGAAAGTCGGGGGCCAAGGGAGAGGGACCCGGTCCAAGATAAGTGTGCGCTTTCTGCCcccacccgccccctccccgcctccgcACACCACAGGAGCCTCAACCTTGCAtctgtcccttcctccctcctgcccagAGGCCCGATGCCTGGGGCCTGAGCCGCACCAGGAGGCTCTGAGTGGCAGGGGGGGAGAGAGGCCTCCTGGGTCCAGAGGCAGGGGCCATGGTGCTCTCTCGATGGCGGGTCCTACAGCGGCTTGTCGCTTTCCTTCTTCAGATGACTGGggggagaggaggcagagcaGGGGGGGGAGGCGAGAGACTGAGGTCCATCCAGACCGGCCCCGCTCACTGCGGATGGGTCCCCTCCCACGGGGGCCACACCCACCCCTGTCGGGCTGGGGTGCGTCCCCTCCGCCAGCCCCGGGCGCCCTTTGGTGGTACCTGTAGTAGTCCTCCTGGGCGGGCAGCGGCACGCTGTGCAGCGGGTGATGGGCATGCAGCCACTGCTGCTGCTCCAGCGCCAAGCGCTGCAACTCAGCCGACTGCGCGTGCATGGCCTGCAGCTGGTGAGCTGCCGACATCGGGGCAGAGAGGGAGGCTGGCAGGTCCCGGTATGGAGCAGCTGTGGGCAGGAAGGGCAGGGGCCACATGACTGATGAGGTACTCAGGTGGCCAGACACTGTTCATACAGAGGAACCGCCACGAATCAACTTAGGTGACAGTCAGTCCTGCAAGCTGCCAGAGGTGGTAAGGATCCAGGCCTCTGAGCTTGACCTTAACATCTTTGCCTCTCAGCCAGGGCCTCAGCcgtcctgcttccattcccagtTCCTCCCGCCACCTCATCTCTCCCCAAGCCCAATCAGACTGATT is a window of Muntiacus reevesi chromosome 1, mMunRee1.1, whole genome shotgun sequence DNA encoding:
- the C1H12orf57 gene encoding protein C10 — protein: MASSSAQSAALSAEQAKVVLAEVIQAFSAPENAVRMDEARDNACNDMGKMLQFVLPVATQIQQEVIKAYGFSCDGEGVLKFARLVKSYEAQDPEIASLSGKLKALFLPPMTLPPHGPASGGSVAAS